In Astatotilapia calliptera chromosome 20, fAstCal1.2, whole genome shotgun sequence, one genomic interval encodes:
- the LOC113013917 gene encoding solute carrier family 26 member 6-like codes for MEEKDLQSVEYFVKREVLDELCLDEVAQKETWSTKLTLGDQVKEPLRCSVPRLKHILLTWVPVLSWLPRYSIRENALGDLISGCSVGIMHLPQGMAYALLASLRPVYGLYTSLFPVLVYFIFGTSRHISIGTFAVISIMVGSVTERLAPDSNFIVNGTNGTETVDIDKRDAYRVQVACSLTVLTGIFQILLGVVRFGFVVTYLSEPLIRGYTTGSACHVCVSQLKYLFGITPSRFTGPLSLIYTVLDICSLLPQTQVPELVVSLVALAVLIVVKEINDCYRQKLPLPIPIELVVVIAATIITHFCELPSKYNIDVVGEIPSGLKAPRAPDTTFFSGVIGDAFAVAIVGFAINISLSKTFGLKYGYKVDSNQELVALGLSNTIGGFFHCYSVTSSLSRSLVQESTGGKTQVAGVISSIIVLITVLKIGPLFEDLPKAVLSTIVFVNLKGMFKQFMDVSLLWKTNKVDLLVWLVTFISTIVLNLDLGLAVSVAFSMLTFIFRTQLPRYSILGNLPGTELYLDTDTYKEAKEIPGIKIFRSSATIYYTNAEMFLEVLQEKTGIEIGKLLSAKKKRDAKQKRRQEKEKKKTKKEAKKQESQMNIETVSERTKGERNGNSVDFSMTETATDGLHKGQMNLAYEPDITMSDSDSATGSDHITEFSRHGDEEKKRACKSGTHSIILDISTTSFVDTVTVKTLKNIFRDFGEVDLDIYLAGCQACVVEQLEAADFFSASIPKSRLFITVHDAVLYIRKKQWKAYFVLVGHHQYLSHF; via the exons ATGGAGGAGAAGGACTTGCAATCCGTTGAGTATTTTGTGAAGAGGGAGGTTCTGGATGAGTTATGCCTGGATGAAGTGGCTCAAAAAGAGACCTGGTCCACTAAACTGACACTGGGTGATCAGGTGAAAGAGCCCCTgag ATGTTCGGTGCCCAGGCTGAAACACATACTTCTAACCTGGGTCCCTGTTCTCAGCTGGTTGCCTCGTTACTCCATCAGAGAAAATGCCTTAGGAGACCTGATTTCTGGCTGCAGTGTCGGCATCATGCATCTGCCGCAGG GCATGGCATATGCTCTTCTGGCTTCCCTGCGACCAGTGTATGGCCTTTACACCTCCCTCTTCCCAGTGCTGGTCTACTTCATCTTCGGTACATCGAGACACATTTCTATAG GTACATTTGCTGTGATCAGCATCATGGTCGGGAGTGTGACAGAAAGGCTGGCACCTGACAGTAACTTTATTGTGAATGGCACTAATGGGACGGAAACTGTGGACATCGATAAACGCGATGCTTACAGAGTACAGGTGGCATGTTCCCTCACAGTCTTGACAGGAATCTTTCAG ATTCTGTTGGGTGTGGTGAGGTTTGGCTTCGTGGTCACCTACCTCTCTGAGCCCCTCATTCGTGGCTACACCACAGGATCGGCATGCCACGTGTGTGTCTCCCAGCTCAAGTACCTGTTTGGAATCACACCGTCTCGCTTCACTGGCCCCCTCTCCCTCATTTAT ACTGTGTTGGACATTTGCAGCCTGCTGCCGCAGACTCAGGTGCCAGAGCTGGTGGTTAGCCTGGTGGCACTCGCTGTTCTCATTGTGGTCAAAGAAATCAATGACTGCTACCGACAGAAGCTGCCGTTGCCTATTCCAATAGAGCTCGTAGTT gtCATAGCAGCAACAATCATTACACATTTCTGTGAACTTCCTAGTAAATACAACATTGACGTGGTTGGAGAAATTCCCAGTGG GCTCAAGGCCCCTCGTGCTCCAGATACCACTTTCTTCTCAGGCGTTATAGGAGATGCTTTTGCTGTGGCCATTGTGGGCTTTGCCATCAACATTTCTCTGAGCAAAACATTTGGCCTCAAATATGGCTACAAGGTGGACAGCAACCAG GAGCTCGTCGCGTTGGGTCTCAGTAACACTATTGGTGGATTTTTTCATTGTTACTCTGTAACTTCCTCGTTGTCACGGAGTCTTGTCCAGGAGAGCACAGGGGGCAAGACACAA gTTGCGGGGGTGATTTCCTCCATCATTGTGCTGATCACAGTTTTGAAAATAGGTCCTCTCTTTGAAGATCTCCCCAAG GCCGTCTTATCCACAATCGTGTTTGTGAACTTGAAAGGAATGTTTAAGCAGTTTATGGATGTCTCTTTGCTGTGGAAGACCAACAAGGTTGACTTG CTGGTGTGGCTTGTAACATTCATAAGCACCATCGTGCTCAACTTGGACCTGGGCCTGGCTGTCTCCGTTGCGTTTTCCATGCTTACTTTCATCTTCAGAACACAACT ACCACGTTACTCAATCTTGGGCAACTTACCAGGCACTGAACTTTATCTGGACACAGACACCTACAAGGAg GCAAAAGAGATTCCTGGAATTAAAATCTTCCGTTCATCTGCAACTATCTACTACACAAATGCCGAGATGTTCTTGGAGGTCCTGCAGGAGAAG ACTGGAATCGAGATTGGGAAGCTGCTATCAGCAAAGAAGAAACGAGATGCAAAGCAGAAGCGTagacaagagaaagagaaaaagaaaaccaagaaGGAGGCAAAAAAACAA GAGTCCCAGATGAACATAGAAACTGTCTCTGAAAGAACAAAAGGAGAGAGAAACGGGAATAGTGTGGACTTTAGCATGACAGAAACAGCTACAGATGGCCTTCATAAAGGCCAAATGAACTTGGCTTATGAACCTGACATAACCATGTCAGATTCAGACTCAGCCACAGGTTCTGACCACATCACAGAGTTTTCTCGGCACGGCGATGAAGAGAAAAAACGGGCCTGCAAATCGGGCACGCACAGCATCATCTTGGACATTTCCACAACCAGCTTTGTGGACACAGTCACTGTGAAGACACTgaaaaat ATTTTCAGGGACTTTGGAGAAGTTGATTTGGACATCTACTTAGCAGGCTGCCAAG CTTGTGTCGTGGAACAGCTGGAAGCAGCGGATTTCTTCTCAGCCTCCATCCCAAAGAGCCGGCTGTTTATCACCGTCCACGATGCAGTGCTTTATATTCGCAAGAAACAGTGGAAGGCTTATTTTGTGCTTGTGGGTCACCATCAATACTTATCACACTTTTGA